TTCTCCAGTTTGTTGGTGGCAGTCCATTTTTCCCTCTTTTAAAAATATAATAATTTCTATACTTGCTTTCAGGATTTTTCAATGCTTCTATAAACCACTCATGCTCATCTGAAGTGTGATTAATTACCAAGTCCAGAATTATCTTTATTCCTCTTTTTTCCGCCTCTACAATTAATCTTTCTAAATCTTCCTTTGTTCCAAATTCAGGATTTATATCATAATAATCAGAAATATCGTATCCATTGTCATCCATTGGCGACTTATACACAGGACAAATCCAGATAAGAGTTATCCCCAGTTCTTTTAGATAGTCCAATTTTTCAGTAATTCCATTCAAATCTCCAATTCCATCATTGTTGCTGTCATAAAAACTTCTTGGATATATTTGATATCCAACTTCTTTCTTCCACCACTTTTTATCTAGTTTTTTTGTATCCATATTTTCTCCTTTTTTAGAATTATTTTATATTATCAATAAAAAGATTATCTCACAAGTTAAGAGTAATTCATAAATAAATTTTTAAACTTTTGAGATAATCCTATAAATTAAGTATATTTGTTAATTATTTCAACACTGGCCAGAAGTCTTTATTTGCTTCAATTAAGTCATCCAATATTGCTTTTGCAACAGATGCACTTGGTACTGTTCTTGACAATGTGATTGCTTGCCATAATTTTTGGTATGAACCTTCTATCCATGCTTCTACTGTCAATTTTTCAACTGATACTTGTTGTTCCATTAATCCTTTTTGGAATTGAGGGATTTTACCTTGAACAATTTTTTCTGGTCCATTTGAACCTACTATACAAGGCACTTCAACCATTGCAGTTGGATCAAAGTTTGAGATTGCTCCGTCATTTTCTACTATTAATAACATTCTTTCTTTTGTATCATAAGCGATTGCTCTTGCAAGGTCAACTATATATGAAGCATGATCATCAACGTGAAGTTTGCTATCTTTTGCTGTTCCTTTTTCAGCGATTGCTCTACATTCTCCGAATACAAATTTTTCTCTTCCTTCCATTACTTCATTTGCTCTTGTATGGTTAGGATTTGAATGTTCTACCACATAGTCAGGGAAGAAATAGTATTTTAAGTATGTGTTTGGCAATGTTGTTGGATCGATTGCAAATACATCTTTTGCTTTTGTAAATGTGTCATTCCAGCTTGCTTCTGTGTTTTCGCCTTCAATTGGTACATTATATCCAACTTTTGCAACTTTTTCCTTTAACGCAGGCATTAAGTCATTTCCTTCTTTATCTCTAATGTCTGTCCACCATCCAAAGTGATTTAATCCAAAGTATCTAATTACCATATCTTTTCTTGATTTAAGCCCAAGCATTTCAGCCATTCTTATTTCAATTCCGATTGGCATGTCACAAATATTTAATATTTTAGAGTTTGGACGTAATCTTCTAGTTGCTTCTGCTACGATTGCTGCAGGATTTGAATAATTTAACATCCATGCATTTGGTGAATATTTTTCCATATAATCAACTAATTCTATAACTCCGCCAATTGAACGCATTCCATAAGAAATTCCTCCAGGTCCGCAAGTTTCTTGTCCTAATACTCCATGTCTTAAAGGTATCTTTTCATCTTTTTCACGCATTGCATATTTTCCAACTCTTATATGTGCCATAACAAAGTCTACATCTGTAAATGCTGTTTCAGGGTCTGTTGTATAAACAAAGTTAATATCAGGTGCTTTTTCCTTTATAATAATGTCACAAGCCTTTGCTATAACTTCTTGTCTTTCTGCATCGTTATCATAAAATTTTATTTGTCTAATCGGAAATTTATCTAAATTTTCAAGTAACATCAACACAATTCCTGGAGTAAATGTACTCCCTCCACCAGCTACTGCAATTGAAAATTTCTTCATAAATAATCATCTCCATTTCTATTTTTATTAATTTTTATTTCCTATTTTCATTATTTATTATATCACAATTTTTTTAAATGTCAATACTTTTATATAAATCTTTTTTTATTGATATTTATTATTATTTATTGTATAATCATAGTGATAATACTTAAAATTGAACTTAAAAATTATAAGAAAGGTTTATATAAATGAATGAATAAATATGCAAAAGTATATCACGATATAAAAGATAAAATTAAAAAAGGTAAACTAAAGCCTGGAGATTTTCTAAAAAAAGAAGACGATTTGGCACTAGATTATAATTTTTCCAAGCTGACTGTGAGAAAAGCTCTCTCTATGCTAGAAGCAGAAGGCTACATTCAAAAAATAAAAGGAAAAAAATCTATTATACTTGAGAAAAAAAATCTGGAAAATATTTCTTTAACTTCCATTCAGACTGTACAAGAAATTAACAAGCTTCAAAATATTCATCTTGAAACTGATTTAATCAGTTTATACATCGTTCAAGGAGTAAAAAAACTAATGGAAGAATTTCAAGTACCTGAAAGTGCTGATTTTTATAAAGTTGTCCGTACCAATTCTTTAAATGGGGAAGTTTTAAATTATTCTACGAGTTTTTTTGACAGAAAAATTGTACCTTTTCTAAATGAAGAAATAGCAAAAAAATCAATATATGAATATCTGGAAAAAGAACTTAACCTAAAAATAGCTTATTCCCGTAGAGATATTAGTTTTAGAAAAATTACTTCTGAAGAACAGAAATATCTTAAGCTAGAGGATATAAATATGGTTGTTGTTATTGAAACTCATGCCTATCTTTCAAATGGCACTCTATTTCAATACGAAACAATTATTCACCATCCTGAAAAATTTACTTTTAGTGCAATTGCAAAAAGATAAGTATTTTAAAAATAAAAGAAAGAACTTTCTTAAGTCTTATATTAAAATTTTTGACTTTTGAAAATTCTTTCTTGATTTTTTTATAAAATTCAAATTTAATTATTTATCAAATTTTATTTTTATCCTTTTTTCATCATTTCTTCGATTCTTTCTCTTACTTGAGGTACTGACAATCCAATGATTACTTGAATAGCTGATCCTTTTCTAACTACACCATGAGCTCCTGCTGCTTTAAATGCTGCGTCTGGCGATAATTTACTCGGATCTTTTACACTTACTCTAAGTCTAGTTGCACAGTTATTAAGCTCTTCAATATTTTCCCTTCCACCTAATGCTTCAAGGATAATTGCACCTTTTTGAGCATATTCATCTCCGCCTGCTGTTCCACCTGCTGTATTTCCTTCACCGTGTTTAGCTTTATAATCAGCTTTAGTATAAAGTTTCATTTCTTCATCTTCGTCTTCTCTACCTGGAGTTTTCAGATTCATTTTTTGAATCAGGAACTTAAATACGAAGAAGTATATTGCTGTAAATATTAATCCTATTATTATTTGAGTAAATACTGTTCCAGAGTGATTTTTAAACATAGGTATCCAGTTCAGGAACAAGAAGTCAAGTAATCCTCCACCCATATTTCCAACTACTCCAAAAGCATACATTGTTGCCGCCATTGTTGCCGCTAAAAATGCGTGAACTGCAAACAATACTGGAGCTATAAATAAGAATGTAAATTCCAATGGCTCAGTTATACCTGAAACTACGGCTGTAAATACTATAGGTATTAATAATGCCGCTACAACTTTTTTCTTATTAGGTTTTGCTGTAGCATACATAGCAAGAGCTATCCCTGCCGCACCAAATATTTTTGAGTTTCCATGTAACGCGAATCCACCTTGCGGAAATAAAGATTTCAATGATTGTGTGCTTTGAGCAAATTCTTTTATATGTTCAACCCAGTAAACTTGAATTCCGTTAGGAACAGCTGCCGGTCCGAATATGAATGGTGTATAAACAAAGTGGTGTAATCCAGTTGGAATCAATATTCTTTCTAAGAATGTATAAATCCATACCCCAAATACTCCTGAAGCTTTCATAAATCCTTGCATTGCACCAATTCCCAATTGAACTTTAGGCCAAATTAATACTGTTAAGAATGCACAAGGAATCATCACTACAAATCCTACCATGTATACAAATACTGAACCTTGGAATACTCCTAAGAAATCAGGTAATTTTTGATCAAAATATTTATTATGCAGATATACTACTAATGCTGCTATCAAGATACCACCAAATAAGTTTGTGTCTAATGTTGGAACTCCACCTATTGCAGCATATCCTGTTACTTTATCTGCTACCATTTTAGCTGTATCTACTCCAGAAAATACTTTTAATATTGCAGCTACAAAATAGTTAAATGTCATGTATAATGCAAATGTTTCCATACATGCTCTGGCAT
This is a stretch of genomic DNA from Leptotrichia hofstadii. It encodes these proteins:
- a CDS encoding 6-phospho-alpha-glucosidase, producing MKKFSIAVAGGGSTFTPGIVLMLLENLDKFPIRQIKFYDNDAERQEVIAKACDIIIKEKAPDINFVYTTDPETAFTDVDFVMAHIRVGKYAMREKDEKIPLRHGVLGQETCGPGGISYGMRSIGGVIELVDYMEKYSPNAWMLNYSNPAAIVAEATRRLRPNSKILNICDMPIGIEIRMAEMLGLKSRKDMVIRYFGLNHFGWWTDIRDKEGNDLMPALKEKVAKVGYNVPIEGENTEASWNDTFTKAKDVFAIDPTTLPNTYLKYYFFPDYVVEHSNPNHTRANEVMEGREKFVFGECRAIAEKGTAKDSKLHVDDHASYIVDLARAIAYDTKERMLLIVENDGAISNFDPTAMVEVPCIVGSNGPEKIVQGKIPQFQKGLMEQQVSVEKLTVEAWIEGSYQKLWQAITLSRTVPSASVAKAILDDLIEANKDFWPVLK
- a CDS encoding GntR family transcriptional regulator; amino-acid sequence: MNKYAKVYHDIKDKIKKGKLKPGDFLKKEDDLALDYNFSKLTVRKALSMLEAEGYIQKIKGKKSIILEKKNLENISLTSIQTVQEINKLQNIHLETDLISLYIVQGVKKLMEEFQVPESADFYKVVRTNSLNGEVLNYSTSFFDRKIVPFLNEEIAKKSIYEYLEKELNLKIAYSRRDISFRKITSEEQKYLKLEDINMVVVIETHAYLSNGTLFQYETIIHHPEKFTFSAIAKR
- a CDS encoding alpha-glucoside-specific PTS transporter subunit IIBC, whose product is MMKKIQRFGGAMMAPVLLFAFTGIVVGLASVFTNTQVMGSIAEEGTIWYNFWYVVAEGGWTVFRQMPLLFAIGLPISLATKTNARACMETFALYMTFNYFVAAILKVFSGVDTAKMVADKVTGYAAIGGVPTLDTNLFGGILIAALVVYLHNKYFDQKLPDFLGVFQGSVFVYMVGFVVMIPCAFLTVLIWPKVQLGIGAMQGFMKASGVFGVWIYTFLERILIPTGLHHFVYTPFIFGPAAVPNGIQVYWVEHIKEFAQSTQSLKSLFPQGGFALHGNSKIFGAAGIALAMYATAKPNKKKVVAALLIPIVFTAVVSGITEPLEFTFLFIAPVLFAVHAFLAATMAATMYAFGVVGNMGGGLLDFLFLNWIPMFKNHSGTVFTQIIIGLIFTAIYFFVFKFLIQKMNLKTPGREDEDEEMKLYTKADYKAKHGEGNTAGGTAGGDEYAQKGAIILEALGGRENIEELNNCATRLRVSVKDPSKLSPDAAFKAAGAHGVVRKGSAIQVIIGLSVPQVRERIEEMMKKG